The stretch of DNA AGTGGTCGCCGACGGATGCTCCGGCTGCACGAGGGTGACGAACTTGCGGCCGAACAACGTGGTCGGATCGATCACGGCAGTGATGTTCTCCGGTATCGCCGACGTCCGGCTCTCGTCGATGTCCATGGTGATCTGGGCTTGGTCGTCCACCAGTTGCACCTTCGAGACCCGGCCGACGACGACGTCTCTCATCTTGATGTCGGATCCGGGTTCGAGCATGAGACCCGACCGCGCCGAATACAACGTCACCGGGACCGTCGAGGCGAACGATCCGCGGTAGACGCCGACGGATACCGCCGTCGCGATCGCGAACAGCGTCAACAGGCACACACCCAGGAGCACATACGCCAGGCGGCTTCGCTCTTCGATATGGCCACCCATGTCAGCCCGCCACTTTCACGGCGCCGGCGGAGCCACCGTAGACGGCGATTCCGACGAGCAGGTCGATGACCATGATCGCGATCAAGGAGGTGCGCACGGCCCGTCCGACCGCGACGCCGACTCCCGCCGGCCCGCCCTTCGCGTTGTAACCGTGGTAGCAGTGCACACACATCACCACCACCGACATCGCGAGGACCTTCACCATCGACCACGCGACGTCGCTGGGCACGAGGAAGACGTTGAAGTAGTGCTGGTACGTTCCGCTCGCTTCGCCGAGGTACTCGGTGACGAGCTGGGTGGCGACGTATCCGACGAACAACGCCACGGCGTACAGCGGAATCACCGCGATGATCCCGGCGGTCACCCGGGTCGTCACCAGGTAGGGGAGCGACGGAATCGACATGGTCTCCATGGCATCGATCTCCTCGCTCACGCGCATCGCGCCGAGTTGCGCGGTGAAACCCGCACCGA from Rhodococcus opacus B4 encodes:
- a CDS encoding MlaE family ABC transporter permease; protein product: MGRQLHFYTHAVTAIPRTFRRYRKETIRLLAEVSMGTGALAVIGGTLVVISLLTTAVGYEVGQQGATSMGRIGIGALSGFISAFFNTREAIPVIAGIALTATVGAGFTAQLGAMRVSEEIDAMETMSIPSLPYLVTTRVTAGIIAVIPLYAVALFVGYVATQLVTEYLGEASGTYQHYFNVFLVPSDVAWSMVKVLAMSVVVMCVHCYHGYNAKGGPAGVGVAVGRAVRTSLIAIMVIDLLVGIAVYGGSAGAVKVAG